Genomic window (Canis lupus dingo isolate Sandy chromosome 6, ASM325472v2, whole genome shotgun sequence):
CCTATCAAGTTCTTCTTTTTATTGTGAATTAATAGATAGTTATTCTGGCCTAGAAAGCAGCTGTGGGAGAGTTAGCTTCAGTCAATTCTCTGAGCCAGTGCTATCCAATGGAACTTTCCACTATTCTATTCAATAGGGTagctagccacatgtggctattgaacaTTTGAAAGGCGTCTAGGGAAACTGAAGAGGTGATTTACaatgttgtttaattttaattaatttaaacgaCCACATGTAGCTAGTGCCTACCGATTTGGACAGCACGGCTCTAGATCCTTGCTACTCAAACTGTGGTCTGTGAACTAGCAAGGTCTACGTCACCTTATTAGTTTGTTAGAAATACACACTCtccggacacctgggtggctcagaggttaagtgtctgcctttggctcagggcatgatcctggagttccgggatcgggtcccacatcgggcttcctgcgtggagcctgcttctccctctgcctgtgtctctgcctctctctctgtgtctctcatgtgtaaataaataaaatctaaaaaaaaaaaaacagactcccAGGTCCTACCCTAGGCCTCTTTGATTCAAAACTGTATGTTAGCAAGATCTGTATGcacaataaaatttgaaaatggcaTGGTTACTTCTGGATGAGCTGGATGAAAAAGGattgactgggatccctgggtggcgcagcggtttggcgcctgcctttggcccagggcgcgatcctggtgacccaggatcgagtcccacgtcgggctcccggtgcatggagcctgcttctctctctgcctgtgtctctgcctctccttctctctctctgtgtgactatcataaataaataaaggaaaaaaaaaaaagtctgctagtaagctttaaaaaaaaaaaaaaaaagaaaagaaaaaggattgacTGAGGACCCTATCTGTGGTGACCTCTCTGAAATGCAGACATCCACACTTGAGACTGGTGTCCAGCATGAAGGGCCTTCTTTCTTTGTATCTGTCTCTCCTTGGGGAAACATGACCCCATGTTTCCCCATCCCTAGAACATGGGATCTAGGGAAAGTTAGTATAGAATATGCGGAGGGGGATGGAATGGGAAGAGCATGTGTTTCATGGGGATACCTATACATAATAAATGATATACAGAATAAATGATCCCTTGATAATGACTGAATATGGATGATGGGTATATGAGAGTTCATTGTACTATTTTCTCTACTctgtgtatatttgaaatttttcaaaataaaaaaatagatatgattTCAAAGATGATGTGAGTGATAACCTCCAAGATGGCCCCCAATGATCCTCTCCTTCTGGTATCCATGCCTTTGCATAGTCTTCTTTCATATTGAATCAGGGCTGGTCCATATGACCAAGATGGAGATAGCAGGCCTGACTTTGGAGAGCTAGGTCATTGGGActtctgccttgctctctgttggctctctttctctcttttaagatctattaatttatttattcatgagagacacagagagagagccagagacataggcagagggagaagcaggctcccagcagggagcccaatgtgggacctgctCCCCAGACCCAGGgccacaccctgagcagaaggcagacgccctactgctgagccaccccggcgtccctctCTTGGATCTCTTGCTCTAAAGGCTGTCAGCTACCATGctgtgaggacactcaagcagtCTTGTAGTGAGGCCTTTATGGAGAGGAGCCAAGGCCTCCTACCAACAGCCAGCTGCAAGAACGAGCCATGTAGCAAGCCTCCATGGAGTTGATTTTCTAGCCCCAGTCAAACCTTCCCATGACTGCAGTTCCATCTGACATATGACTGCAATTTCATGAGAGGCCTCCAGGCCAGAACTGCCTGCCAGGTTACACCTGAATCTCTGACCAACAGAAACTGTGAAAGGCACTGAATATATATAGTTGtattaagccactgaattttggggtaatttgttatgcagcaatagagtACTGTTTCGACGTCATCTCAGTATTTCCTACTCCCTGAAAACTCTCTCCACCTTATCATCAATGCTTCCAATGAACAGGAAAAGACCTTTCACACTGTGCATATGTTAACGTGCTAATACCCCTTGAAGAGATAGTACATTCACTTAAATTCAATGTAAAACATATGTGACAAatataaattctttctttttaaaacttagcaGGTTAATGTATTGAGACATTAATTTCAGTCTTGCTCCTGCTGTTGTAAGAGactggaaagaataaaaaggtaaTTTCTCAGGCTCTATCATCCCAAGAATAGCTATAGTCTTGAGTTATAAGGTCTAAGGTCTCCTTACATCTCCCTCAGTCCAtgtccacccccccaccccaccgccaccCTACACTGATTATCAGCTTCTTGAtcagagggtcctgggatccagccccatcaGGGTCTctggtcagcagggagcccgcttcttcctctccctctgcccctccactccactcattctgtttctctaataaataaaaaatcttaaaaagaaaacagcttctTGGTGTTAAAGAAGACCACCAccctgaccgcccccccccccccccccccccccccgccatcccAGCTTTTCTTGGGGATTAGGTAATAAAGAAACTATGTTAGAATTGCTCCATAAGGGGAGGGGAAAGAACTGGTCCTGGTTCAGGAAGAGGGCAAGCAGCCAGGCCAAAGGGATGAATGGCTTTCCCCGGCCAGCCGGAAAGGTTCTGGAATTTCCAGACGTAGAAGGTTGTCCCTGGCTTgtaggaagtgtgtgtgtgtgtgtgtgtgtgtgtcagggatGCAGTAGGGATCGCTTCATGGGAAAACTGGGCACGTGGGATCGGGGGGCCTGGCCGTACACCAAAGACCGCACCTACCCCTTTACCTCCACTCCGGCCCACCTGCCCGGCCCGCTGTGCGAGCGTACCCGTCGGGGtaccccgggggtgggggcataGTAGCGAGACTGAGACACACACGGAAACAAGGCTCTTCCCAAACCTTTCCCCAAATCTTTGAGACTTCACAGCCctagagagagaagtgggggaaCCTCAGAACGTGACTAATGAATCTCCCGCCAACACTGACAGGCGGGAGCCGAGCCAGATTTCTTTAATTTGTAGGATTCCAAGACGTGTGACGCTCCCTGCCCCGGAGTCCCCGGCAGCGAAGTCACTCCGGCTCGACCCAGCTTGGCCGGGAGCGGCTCCGGTcggggcagggggggcggggggcgagcgGAGCAGGCGGCcggacccccgcccccgcgcccccccccgcgccctgcggcccccgcgccccccgcgccccccgcgcccggggGAGGGGCACCGGCGCGCGGCCGCTCGGCTCCGACACAAACACACGCACgtgcgccccgcccccgccgcgcacGCGCCCCGAGGCTCCGGCGGCGGCGACGGGCGCGCGCGCGGTGCTCGCTGCCCCCACGCCGCTCCTCGGCTCGGCTCGCGGCGCCTCCCGCTCCCGGCCGGCTGCCCGCTCGGCTCCAcgccggccccgcggccccggaggcggggggtggggggcggcgggcCCTGCGGGTGCAGCGGGCGAGGCGGCGCGGAGCCGGCCGGCGCCCGGAGGCGATGGGGCCGAGCGCGGGCCGCTGCGGGAGGCGGGCGCCGCGACAGGCCGGCGGGTGAGGCGCCGCGGGCGGAGGCCGCGACGGAGCTCCCGGACCCGCCATGGGCTGAGACGCGTCCTTGCGAGCAGGTGCGGTGACCAGCGGCCCCGGGGTGCCCGCCGCGCAGGCCCCGGGGACCCCAGCCCCGGGAGCGGCCCTCCCCGCCCAGCCGGCGCCCCGCGGACCCCTGACCCCGCTGACCCCGCGGTCGaggcgccccccccgccccccgccccgcagccctggGACCCCAGCCCGGAGGCCCGGCGCCCGCCTCTCGGCTCCGTTGGGAGCCCACCGCCTGCGCAGCGCTTGGGAGCCCCGCGGCTCCTTTCCCTTCGAGCCCCACgtagagggggagggggaatgtgacgggggggggggggagcgagGGGGGGTCAGTGCTACCTTCGCGAGCCCTCGTGGCCCCACACCCGCCACTGTCTCCCTTAAGCCTGCAGTGAAAGTGACCCTTCCTTATCCCACCAGAACATGCCCGGGTGACTCTCCCAGATCTTCCTAGTGGCCTTCCTCGCCCTTCCCAGTGACACTATGCAACCCCAGCGTGACCCTCGAGGCCTCTGGCTCCTGCTGCTGTCCTTGTTCCCGCTCCTCTTTGAGGTGGCCAGGGCCGGCCGTCCTGTGGTTAGCTGTCCTGCTGCCTGCCTGTGCGCCAGCAACATCCTCAGCTGCTCCAAGCAGCAGCTGCCCAACGTTCCCCACTCCTTACCCAGCTACACCGCGCTGTTAGACCTCAGCCACAACAACCTGAGCCGCCTGCGGGCCGAGTGGACCCCCACACGCCTGATCCACCTGCAGTCCCTGCTCCTGAGCCACAACCACCTGAATTTCATCTCCTCCGAGGCCTTTTCCCCAGTGCCCAACCTGCGCTACCTGGACCTCTCCTCCAACCAGCTGCGAACACTGGACGAGTTCCTGTTCAGCGAACTGCAGGCGCTGGAGGTGCTGCTGCTCTACAATAACCACATCATGGCAGTGGACCGCTGCGCCTTCGATGACATGGCCCAGCTACAGAAACTCTACTTGAGCCAGAACCAGATTTCCCGCTTCCCTCTGGAACTGGTCAAGGAAGGAGCCAAGCTACCCAAACTAACTCTCCTGGACCTGTCCTCCAACAAGCTGAAGAACTTACCGTTGCCCGACCTGCAGAAGCTGCCCGCCTGGATCAAGAATGGGCTGTACCTCCATAACAACCCCCTGCACTGCGACTGTGAGCTCTACCAGCTGTTTTCACACTGGCAGTACCGGCAGCTGAGCTCCGTGATGGACTTCCAGGAGGACCTGTACTGCATGAGCTCCAAGAAGCTGCACAATGTCTTCAACCTGAGTTTTCTCAACTGCAGCGAGTACAAGGAGCGGGCCTGGGAAGCGCACCTGGGTGACACCTTGACCATCAAGTGTGACACCAAGCAGCAGGGGATGACCAAGGTGTGGGTGACACCAAGCAATGAACGGGTGTTAGATGAGGTGGCCAACAGCACAGTGACAGTGTCCAAGGATGGCAGTCTTCATTTCCAGCAGGTGCAGGTTGAGGATGGGGGTGTGTATACCTGCTACGCCATGGGGGAGGCTTTCAATGAGACACTGTCTGTGGAGTTGAAAGTGTATAATTTCACCCTGCACGGCCACCATGACACCCTCAACACAGCCTATACCACCCTAGTGGGCTGTATCCTCAGTGTGGTCCTGGTCCTCATATACCTGTACCTTACCCCTTGCCGATGCTGGTGCCGGGGTGTCGAGAAACCGTCCAGCCATCAAGGAGACAGCCTCAGTTCGTCCATGCTTAGTACCACACCCAACCACGATCCCATGGCTGGTGGGGACAAGGATGATGGTTTTGACCGGCGGGTGGCCTTCCTGGAACCTGCTGGTCCCGGACAGGGTCAAAACGGCAAGCTCAAGCCAGGCAACACCCTGCCTGTGCCCGAGGCAACAGGCAAGGGCCCTCGGAGGATGTCGGATCCGGAGTCGGTCAGCTCGGTCTTCTCTGATACACCCATTGTGGTGTGAGCAGGATGGGTTGGTGGGGAGATTCCGCCCCAGGAGAGGTAATGCACCCCTGAAGGATATGAGGGGATGGAAGAGAGAGCTGGCTGCCCAAGGGAGTGGGTTCCCCCGACCTTGAGGGAATTGGTCACGGGTACCATAGCTAGCAAGACCTCAACCACGGTGTGGCCGCCACGACTTTCCATATGGATATACTAATCCTCAGGCAAGTGCTACCCCCTTACCCAAAGCCCTGGGAATTCTCAACCTGGTAGAGGAAGAGGAGCATGTCTGAGTTGGGTGGGAatgaggaaggggtggggggaagagcagatTCCCTAAACTTTTTCGAGGTCATCCTTAGCTCCTTAAGAGAAaatcattttgggggaaaaattttttttgctatcTCTGCCCACCCACACCTGTGATGTGTGTGCTGGGGGGTGGATCTTCCACGGGAGCCACCCTGGGGAAGAGCTGTAGTATCTTCTTTGGCCAGGAAGTCACACTTCACAGCCGGGGAAATTGGAAAAGCCTTTGGCAAAATGAATCGGGAAAAGGCTGAGACCTCAATCAATAACGCTCCCCAAAGCTGTCGTGATTTCCCACCAATGCCTCTTTCCCAACGAGTCCTGGATGGATGGATCTTTGCGGGAGCCTGGCCTGTTGCCTATCAGATATGGCAACAATGTGAGGTGTGGTATCTGTGCCAAGCCCTGGAACCAGTGACCCAGAGGGAGACAGCATGAACTGAGGGGTCTATGTCACGGCATAGGTGCCAGCACAAAACTTGTAGATGGGGGATAAACTCCAGATTTGCTAATTCTCCGGTTGGTGAAATCCTTGGTTAGTTAGCATTTGGTTCCCAGCGCCTATGTGTCAGACCAGGGTGGGGGCTGCTGAAGGCAGAGCTTTTATGGATGCTTGCCTCAGACCCGGGATGTGGGGCCACGTCagcagtgggaggaggaggagggcaaatCAGCCTCTGTTATGTAGCGTCCAGCTGGGCCTACCAGATTCCCTGATGCCATCTCTTCTCTCAGCTTCTTAGCAAGCTCAGGTGGGATTGAGTTTTCCCTGATATGCTGCTCTGCAAATGGAGGAACCCTGGAAGGTCTGGCCCCAGCTGCGTTAGACTGGGCTTGGGGACGGAGGGGACCAGTTATGTGtcttctctatgttggcaaagcAGCCTTGGTCCCCTCTTAGGTCTCACCCTGCTGCAAAGCTGAAGCATGGGATTTCATCATCCAAGGGGTTGGAATTGGGTGGTGGTCTCTGCCCCAGCATGGCAAGTTGGAGTGCAGCTTAGAGCTCGGCCCCTCTCCACAAGGTTCCAGGCAGTCTTGTAGCAGAGACAGTGGCACTAAACTTTCAGAAGGGAAGTTCTGCTGCCGGCAGCCCTCTCAGCCAGAGGTTTGTGCTGTTGGGGTGGTCAGGCCAGAGGAGCTTAAGAACAGGCCCAACATTCCATTCCATCCAGGGTTGTGGAATACTCTGGGCACAGAGATGACTGCACCCTTTGACTATACCGCAGGTCCAGGGAGATACCTGGGTGCTCCAAGCTCTGGCAAGGGGATGAGAGGAGCAAAGGTGAAAATGTTCTCTGACGTTGGTCTTTTTCAGTGTCTCCCCTTCTCCCAACCAAGCTCCCTGTCCATTGGAAGTTCTCCAGATCTTCTAGCTTTCTGACCTGCTCTTTAAGGTTCCAAGAGGTGTCCTCTCCCTACAGGTGAGGGATGCTTGCTAGGAGGGCCTGACTCCCGCTGCCTATTAAGATTGGGAAAGGGGACTGGAACTCACCATCTTCCCTTGTCTGTTCCTGGGATGTCAAGACTGCTGTCCATCCTTTATTAGTAACCTCATTTGTCAAGAGGTGCAGCATTTCCCTCAAGTACTTGCATGCTCCTAGGTATGCATGCTTCTAGGTGTGCATGCACACTAGCACCTTGACTTCCATCAGGACAGTGACTCTTTAGTCCCCACTAATTTCCCCTGTCACAGTGGGTTCCATCTATGAGCACAGCTTTGTGCAGACAACTTTCTTGCCCTATAGGAGAGACAGTGACTACGCCAGGCTCCCCAGATACAAACTCTTGTACTTTTCGTTTCCAAACTCCCTGAAGCTTTACCTAGCATCTCCCTGGCACTGAATAACTTCTCTGCAAAGGCTGGAGTTAGGAGAACCACAGGTTGAAGACCTGAGGAAAAGGGATGATGGGGGACTGGCCAGGTCTTCAGACCCCTCAGAAACCTCCTTTGGATAGAAGgtaatatatatgagaaataaatggagaACTGGGTCAGTGATGGACCCAGAAGGAAACTGGCAGGGGAACAAGCAGCTAGAAGTTATTCTTCCTGTGTTAGCTGCCCTGGAAAGACAGGGGCATGAAGGAAAAGTTGTCTTGTTGTATATTCCAGAGACTTCTGAGGATTTGTCACTGG
Coding sequences:
- the AMIGO1 gene encoding amphoterin-induced protein 1 — its product is MQPQRDPRGLWLLLLSLFPLLFEVARAGRPVVSCPAACLCASNILSCSKQQLPNVPHSLPSYTALLDLSHNNLSRLRAEWTPTRLIHLQSLLLSHNHLNFISSEAFSPVPNLRYLDLSSNQLRTLDEFLFSELQALEVLLLYNNHIMAVDRCAFDDMAQLQKLYLSQNQISRFPLELVKEGAKLPKLTLLDLSSNKLKNLPLPDLQKLPAWIKNGLYLHNNPLHCDCELYQLFSHWQYRQLSSVMDFQEDLYCMSSKKLHNVFNLSFLNCSEYKERAWEAHLGDTLTIKCDTKQQGMTKVWVTPSNERVLDEVANSTVTVSKDGSLHFQQVQVEDGGVYTCYAMGEAFNETLSVELKVYNFTLHGHHDTLNTAYTTLVGCILSVVLVLIYLYLTPCRCWCRGVEKPSSHQGDSLSSSMLSTTPNHDPMAGGDKDDGFDRRVAFLEPAGPGQGQNGKLKPGNTLPVPEATGKGPRRMSDPESVSSVFSDTPIVV